The stretch of DNA GAGTTGCGGCGCCGCTAATTACGGATTCGACCGAGTACGGGTCGGGGTGCGACTCGTCGCGGGCTTTTGTCCCGACACAGTCCGGACTTTGCTATCGCGTTTCGGCGCCGTTCCAGCAGTCTGGTCAAAATGTCGGTTCAAGGCACTGGTGATGATGTCGGTAATGTCATCAGCGTCGCGATGAAAAACCACCGAGGAATTCAAGTCAGCGGCAATCGACCGCGGATCCGAATCAATCGACTTGGGCCGACGGAAACGCATGACCAGCGAATAACCTTTTCGTGTCGCGAAGACCTGGACGATGTCTTGAACTTCGCCGTGGATCGTCTTGTAGATCTCAGCTTGGCGGCGCTTGAACTGTCGGTCCTTGTTTTGGACCTTGGCTTCGAAGGCCGCTTTCTCCGTGGTGAAACGGCTTTCCAGCGCGGTGTAATTGTCGCTGTCCTTTTTGAAGGTGGAATCCTTCAGTTGTCGTTCAGCCGCTTGCAGCCGTTTGAACGAACCTTCCAGTTCGGCCTTACTTTTCTCCATATCGGCTTGGAGCTCTTCTTGAAGAACGGTAAATTTTTTGTAGTTCTTGAAGACCTCCTCCATGTCAATCAGGCCCACCTTGTTACCGGATTCGCCGGAATTGCCCTGAGCGTAGGCTTGCGAGAAAATCAACGAGGCTCCGACCAGAGCCATCGTGACGGCGAAAATCAATCGTGTCTTTGTCACGGCGTTTGCACTCCTTTGCTGTGCCAAACCGGAAGGTGACGCCCGGTGTGATGTGTTGCCGAATTGCCGGCAACCGTCTTTTGATCGAATCACGATCAACATTGTTAGCTACTAAAAAACTGCTTGCCGATCACATCAAATGCCCGCGAAAGCGGCCCTCAAATAGGCCGTCCTCATGAGATCCATTCGTCACGACCTTCTGGCATTTCATCGTGCAGCTAAGCCGTGCATCCTCGCACGACCTGACAACACGCATAAAAAACTGTTGAAAAACCTTCAGGGAGGTGACCTCGAATGCGGCCGAGATGGTCTGCAGAGAAAGCACTGCGGGCCATGGAACCGGTTCGAGACGATTGGATTGTGTCGACTGAGGCGGGTATTTTGCATAACCGGCCAAACAGGTCAATACGAGACTGACACCGTCTCATGCGGAAAATGCTCATTGCTGAGAAACATTTTTTCAAACGCCTGGGCCGAAACGGACGTTGTACGCACACTGCTTCGGATAAAACCCGCTTCCAGTGCCCTGCTCTGCTTGGCGGATTGCGTTGAAGCAATAGTCTGATCGTAAGCGGATCGATTTCCCCCCCCACATTTTGAGATGAAATGACCGTGAGAAAAGGAAACCGCTGTGGAATCTGGGACTTGAGTTGGGACGTACAGCGTGTCTAATTGCGACAACCGGGGTCTAATTGCTACAACCGGGAGAATCACTGCCCGACTCTGGCATCGACGCGGTTTGAGATGGCACTTGTCGAAGGGTCGTTCATAGCGATAGACTGAACTTGAACTGATCGCACGCCAGGGCTGCGCACCCCCCGCGATAAAGTAATCGATGAAGTAATCTATTGATCACACACTTCGATGTACGGTCCGAGAATGAATGAGCGGGGTAGGATGATGGATGAGGTCATTGCGACCAAAGACAAGGGCGCCGAGGGGATCCGCTACGCGTCGTTGAAAAAAACGCGAGCTCGTGCTGAAGAGATCCTAGAAGCGGCTGCCGAAGTGTTTACGGTCAAAGGATTTGACGCGACCTCGATGAACGACATCGCCAAGGCGGTCGACCTGACCAAAGCGGGGCTGTACCACTACATTCGCGGAAAACAGGATCTGCTGCACGCGATCATGGATTTCGCCATGGATGCCATCGAGATGCAAGTCTTGGAACCGGCACGTCAGATCGCCGATCCGACGGAGCGACTGGAAATGACGCTCTACAAGCATATTCATTTGTTCGAGAATTATGGCACGCATGTCACGATTTTGATCGATGAAATGACGGCACTGACTCCCGCACACCGGGAACACATTATCCAGCGCAAACGCGCTTATCTGGATTTTGTACGGAATACCCTCTGCGAATTGAAAGCTGCAGGCCGGATGCGCGACCTGGATGTCACCATCACGTCGCTGAATATCCTCTCCACCATCGTCGGCATGGCGCGGTGGTACAACACGGATGGAAAAATGCCGCTGGATCACGTGTCGGAACAGACCATCCGTTGGATTTTGCGCGGCGTGCTGAAAGACGAGTAGGCGAGTCGCGTAACCGGTCGAGTGAAATCGTCGATTTTCAGACGAGTGGACGTCACGGCATCTTTATTTATTTTGGGTGCCACTGGCTTTGCCAGTGCAACTTGAAAAGCATGCGATACTTGCGAAACACTGGCAGAGCCAGTGGCACCCGCGCGCCCCGCTTTTTCCCCGGCAAGCTAGAAGTGCAGGCAAAATTTTTGCACCGGTCGTCATTTGAGCGAATTGCGCGCGCGTTGGAGGTTTTGCTTAGCGGCCTCAAATTGGGGACTGATGGCCAAAGCACGTTCGAAGCTAGCGGCAGCCTTTTGCATTTGACCACTTTTGGCAAAGGCGATTCCTAGCGAGTTGTGCGCCGAGGCCAAATTCGGTTCCAGTTGTATCGCCTTTTCGAGGTGTTCGACGGCCTCTTCGATTTTATTTTGATTCAAACGGACATTCCCCAGTTCCTCCCAGGAACCAGGATGCTTCTCGTTCACTGAAATCGACGTCTCAAAGCATTCAGCTGCGAGATCGAGCTGATTCAATTCTTGATAGGCCAGTCCCAAGTTGTAGTGGGCCCCCGGATAATTCGGGTCGCTTTCGATGGCTCGCTGAAATGACTTGGCAGCTAAATCCCATTCCTTCAACCGGCGATGAACGTGGCCCAGGTTATAGTGTGCGTGAGCATAGTCCGGCTGCAACAGGAGAGCCTTTTCGTAGGTTTGTTTAGCCTGTTCGAGCTGGCCATTTCTTTCGAAGTCGTACGCAGCCATGCAAAGAGTTTCGGCATCCTCCGGGAGTTTGGAGGCTGCCAGCTGCGAGAGTCGCCCCGCCTCTTCGTACTTGCGTGCCCATGACAACACTTTAGCCAGGTTGCGGAGTGCGGTTCCGTGGGCTTGATCGTCGATACTCGCCATGACCTGTTCATCGATTTGCTTTCGAGATTCTTCGTTCCACTGACTTTGCGGCTTGACGATCCCTTGCGACTCCAGTTCGTTGAGCAAGCTCAACGCCAATTCTCGATAGCCATCGATGGTGGGATGGACGTGGTCTAAAAACCATTCCTCGCCTGTGATCCCGGTTTCGGTCTTGGTTTCAACCAGCTCTTGAAAATCGACGAGCGGAACCTCGAACTGAGCAGCGACCTCTTTAACAACCGTCTGCATTTCGGGCAATATCCGCAGTGGGCAGACATCTTCGTCAATCGCACGCTGGAAGGCCTGTTTGGCTTCGGGATACTGTTTGAGTGCATAGAGAATCTCACCCCGTACGAAATGCGCTTGCGCATAATGCGGATCGATGGCGATGGCTTGATCCACTGACTTTAACGCTTCTTCAAATTCCCCTGACTGTTGTTGAGTAGCCCCCTGCTTCATAAGTTCCTGCCAGCGGGCGACCTCCCCCGGCTTTAAACCTTCGCTGTGCTGATTTTTGAAGGGGGACATATTGCGTTCGTTGGCAGCCGGATTCACCATCACCACGCGCGCGCCGACGGACCGAGCGATTTCGATCATTCTTTCGAGGTTGAACCGAAAGTGCTCAATGGTCTGTGTGCGTTGTTCCTCATCCCGGATATAGTCATCCGGTCCGATGGAACCGTCGAGAATCGCCTCGACTTCTTCGGGAAGCTTGTTGGTCGCCGAAGAACTCTGCGCACCACCGCCACGGCCCAGCATGGTGCGAACCGAGGCATAAATCCGCGATCGCGCCACGAGGGCTCCCGTTTCGCGCACGGCGCTGGGCGTGGCCATCAACTGGCTGTAGGTCCGCCGTTCTAGAAATTCGTTTTGGCCGCAATAAATGATGAACAGATCCGGTTGATATTCAACCAGTTCTTCCATCAGAGACGCGACACGATAACTGGCATAGCTGATGCCGCCGACATTGATCACTTCCCAGGGATGGCTGGGATCAGCAGCTTTTAAGTACGTGCGCAACCAGCCGGCGAATGAAGTCACGTCGTTATACGGGCGGCCGTAGGTTGTGGATCCCCCGACACAGAAAATACGATAATCGCCTTTTACCTTCTCCGCGGGGAACGCTTGCGGATTGAACCATTGCAGTTTTTTGGAGGCAGTGGCGTAGACCGTCGTCCCGTCGGGTGTCCGGACTTCTTCAAACAATGGCGACCGGGACGTGAATCCGACGAACGGATCTTCGTTGTAAGTGATCGGATTCACCCCAAAGGCGGCAAGCATCAGTTCCATGGCTCCGAAAAAGACCACGGTGGCCACGATCGAAAAGAGAACCTTCTTCAGCGGGGAAATCCGGCGACGTTTCTTCGATTTTTGGGGCTTCTCAGCGTTTGACGAAGCTGGTTCGCTTGGAGGTTCTGCCATCGATTTTCCCTTAGAAGTGCTGCCGTGAAACAACTCAGAGCAATTAGAATCTCTGGTTTTTCCTGATGTGGCTTCAGTTATTTTCGAGTACGGTAGAGACCCTGTCAAGGGGGTGGCAGACGGGCCAAACGACCGGCGGCGGTCGCATACTTCGCCAAGCCCAACACCGTGTTGGCAAGGCTTAGTCTTTCAATCACCTGATCCAGCGTACGACTGTCATTGCGATGTTACGTTGTTTGTGAAAATCCTTACCAAATCCAAAACTCTGGTGTTTCGCATCGGAATCCACTGTGGTGCGTCTCTTGGCGTGGGGGGCCGTGTGCGACGGCAAGCCGTCGGTTTGGGGACTGACCTTCCGACGCCTTCAAATCTGTGTTGCATCTGTGGCTAATTAACAACGTTGTATTCGTTCCGGCTCCGCCGCGCTGGGTGTTTCTTCTGCCGAGAAATCGAATCCATTTCTTTTTTCCAATTGTTGCGAGATTCGTTTATTCGGAACGGAACATTCAAAGCGTGGAGTTCAACGCAGCCTGCCTCCTGTTTTGACAAATCACGGCGGCCAATGCTACGCTTTTTTCAATTCCCGGCGATTTCCTGTGCCCCTCACCACTCACGCCTCTTTCGGAACCGGTTATGTCCCCTACTACGCTCAATGCCCCGAATCGTTTGCTCTCGATTGACCAACTGCGAGGGTATGCGATTTTTGGGATGATTCTGGTCAATTCCAAGGGGATGTTTGGGGTCAAAATCGAGCAGTTGAGTCACTTCAAAGATCATTTCACCTATGCCGATACGATTGCTCCGATTTTCATGTTTGTCGTAGGAATCAGCATGCGTTTGTCCTGGCTGCGTCGGAGTGAGGTGACCGGCATAACTGCCACGCGGATCGCCATGGTGAAGCGGTTCACCACGTTGGTGCTCATCGCCTTTGTGATCTATATGGGCTGGCTGTGGGATGCGCTCATGGACATCGGTCTAGCCGGGCTCTTGGCGGTCATGTTCATCGATAAGTCCCCCAAAGTGAGAGCTATTGCCGCTTGCAGTATGGCATTGCTCTACCAGGCCCTCGTCAGTTTTACGGTTTACGGTCCGTGGATCATGAGGACGGGAGACCTGACGGACGAAAATCTGCCCTATCTGTTCAAATGGATTCCGTA from Symmachiella dynata encodes:
- a CDS encoding tetratricopeptide repeat protein: MAEPPSEPASSNAEKPQKSKKRRRISPLKKVLFSIVATVVFFGAMELMLAAFGVNPITYNEDPFVGFTSRSPLFEEVRTPDGTTVYATASKKLQWFNPQAFPAEKVKGDYRIFCVGGSTTYGRPYNDVTSFAGWLRTYLKAADPSHPWEVINVGGISYASYRVASLMEELVEYQPDLFIIYCGQNEFLERRTYSQLMATPSAVRETGALVARSRIYASVRTMLGRGGGAQSSSATNKLPEEVEAILDGSIGPDDYIRDEEQRTQTIEHFRFNLERMIEIARSVGARVVMVNPAANERNMSPFKNQHSEGLKPGEVARWQELMKQGATQQQSGEFEEALKSVDQAIAIDPHYAQAHFVRGEILYALKQYPEAKQAFQRAIDEDVCPLRILPEMQTVVKEVAAQFEVPLVDFQELVETKTETGITGEEWFLDHVHPTIDGYRELALSLLNELESQGIVKPQSQWNEESRKQIDEQVMASIDDQAHGTALRNLAKVLSWARKYEEAGRLSQLAASKLPEDAETLCMAAYDFERNGQLEQAKQTYEKALLLQPDYAHAHYNLGHVHRRLKEWDLAAKSFQRAIESDPNYPGAHYNLGLAYQELNQLDLAAECFETSISVNEKHPGSWEELGNVRLNQNKIEEAVEHLEKAIQLEPNLASAHNSLGIAFAKSGQMQKAAASFERALAISPQFEAAKQNLQRARNSLK
- a CDS encoding OmpH family outer membrane protein, producing MTKTRLIFAVTMALVGASLIFSQAYAQGNSGESGNKVGLIDMEEVFKNYKKFTVLQEELQADMEKSKAELEGSFKRLQAAERQLKDSTFKKDSDNYTALESRFTTEKAAFEAKVQNKDRQFKRRQAEIYKTIHGEVQDIVQVFATRKGYSLVMRFRRPKSIDSDPRSIAADLNSSVVFHRDADDITDIITSALNRHFDQTAGTAPKRDSKVRTVSGQKPATSRTPTRTRSNP
- a CDS encoding TetR/AcrR family transcriptional regulator; translation: MMDEVIATKDKGAEGIRYASLKKTRARAEEILEAAAEVFTVKGFDATSMNDIAKAVDLTKAGLYHYIRGKQDLLHAIMDFAMDAIEMQVLEPARQIADPTERLEMTLYKHIHLFENYGTHVTILIDEMTALTPAHREHIIQRKRAYLDFVRNTLCELKAAGRMRDLDVTITSLNILSTIVGMARWYNTDGKMPLDHVSEQTIRWILRGVLKDE